The Biomphalaria glabrata chromosome 6, xgBioGlab47.1, whole genome shotgun sequence genomic interval atatatatgtattatctTCAATTTGaatgaacatctgaaacatgtaaacattATACAAGTCTAGGAaagatcaaacaaacaaaaaaaaattataaaaggatGATTTTGCAAATCCTTATTTTATGTTAAATCTaactatttttcatttttttgttattattgtttcCAAATTTCTGCATAATAGctaatatatatctattataCATATCAACACCACATCTATGCTTACAGTGTGGAATTTAAAAGTTCAAAATGCATAAGTCAAATAATGAGTAGGCTATGGATCTATCGTAGCTAGCGAAGTCTACCTTTTTAGCCAGCTTCTAGTGTAGCTATATGTAAAccatataaattattataaaattattattataaattataaaatgttaagaaaaataaaattaaactaaattattttcTCTGTTACTGTTTTGTTacatttaaatgtaatattCTTATCAAGTATTTAAAAGTTATGGTTTgtcttaatttatttatattagccagtttttcttaattaattttCAGTTAGTTCTTCTTGTAAGAAGCTATTtagataaaatatttatgtctaataatataacaaacttttttgttttctgtaggGAATGCAGCTGTATAGAGCCACCAAGGAAAACAGTtttatagataaataaaaaggGGCATTATCTAATGCCAAGTAACAATTAGTTCATTTGTGGAGAAACCTTAAACTCTGATGATGAGCAACATTGTTCCTGAAGAAAAGGTCACAACAGACAAGCACGAGAGGGACAGTACAACTTTAGACAGTAAACTGGATGATTTATGCAAACAATCATCAGATGAAGTAACTCATACACACAAAGGAGAGTTCCCTACGTGCTCATCTGATGCTGACACAGAATCTGATAAAACATTTGATATCGATAGCAAGGATAATTTGTGTCTTGAATCAAATCAAGATGTGAATGTAAATCATTCTTATGGTAAACAGCAAGAACCATCAGCATCTGGAAAAACTATTCACAGCAAGCCATCAGCAACAATGTCATTGATAGATCAGCAAAATGAAGAGCTCAACATCATAGTGTCATCAGATAACCAAACTGACTTGACTTCAGAGAGTACTGGCACAAGGCCACCTGCATATACTGAGCTTGGCATTGTTGTAGAGAGACCTAAAAGACAAGAATTTGCCACAAAAGATGCCAGGCTAGATACTTTTCAAAACTGGACCTCTCAATTTAATCCGATTGAGGAAATGGCTGATGCAGGTTTTTTCTACACAGGTATGTTGCTTGTTCATGAGAGTTTCCCCACCCATGTACCCCCCTATGGAGTCTACATTCTTTCAGTCATATTCAtgcattgatttatttaaaGATTGGCGAAATAGTGGGATAcacatcttttcatttttttctccccaACATTATTTCCAAACCATTTAGACAGTTTTTGTCTCTTTACTGTTTCTGAGGGAAGTCATTCTAGACCCCTTGCAATAAATATATCACAGATGATTTGATAATAATCCTTCAAActcaaatgtaattatttaccaagcTCACtaagattattatttataatgcaTCTAAttgataattgtttttgttataatAACAGAATGACTCTGTGTTCATGTTTCACTGTGCATAAGATGTAGATACAATGCATAAGGTATTGACAAACTGTTTAGTGTAGACTCTGGAAAAGGAGCAATTCTTTTAATGAATAGAAACAATGCATACAATTCAAACACTATTtgtaattcaaatatttttacacTACATCCgtttacctcttttttttttttaaatttacccaTGCTAAAATAAGAAAATCTTTT includes:
- the LOC106057520 gene encoding death-associated inhibitor of apoptosis 2-like isoform X2, with the translated sequence MMSNIVPEEKVTTDKHERDSTTLDSKLDDLCKQSSDEVTHTHKGEFPTCSSDADTESDKTFDIDSKDNLCLESNQDVNVNHSYGKQQEPSASGKTIHSKPSATMSLIDQQNEELNIIVSSDNQTDLTSESTGTRPPAYTELGIVVERPKRQEFATKDARLDTFQNWTSQFNPIEEMADAGFFYTGHGDSIRCFFCGGTLKNWEDGDNVYIEHARYFPKCAYISQSKGKAFVEAICELNDTVERITAEDVDVKIKAMAESRVEPNSKESELAAELKPYNVILSSGTTESSIEPNEEKVTTDRTLCKVCLENEIAMVFLPCGHFVCCFNCSLQIKTCPVCRTAIKGVVRAYIS
- the LOC106057520 gene encoding death-associated inhibitor of apoptosis 2-like isoform X1 — its product is MMSNIVPEEKVTTDKHERDSTTLDSKLDDLCKQSSDEVTHTHKGEFPTCSSDADTESDKTFDIDSKDNLCLESNQDVNVNHSYGKQQEPSASGKTIHSKPSATMSLIDQQNEELNIIVSSDNQTDLTSESTGTRPPAYTELGIVVERPKRQEFATKDARLDTFQNWTSQFNPIEEMADAGFFYTGHGDSIRCFFCGGTLKNWEDGDNVYIEHARYFPKCAYISQSKGKAFVEAICELNDTVERITAEDVDVKIKAMAESRVEPNSKESELAAELKPYNVILSSGTTESSKVEPNEEKVTTDRTLCKVCLENEIAMVFLPCGHFVCCFNCSLQIKTCPVCRTAIKGVVRAYIS